Proteins encoded together in one Streptobacillus ratti window:
- a CDS encoding branched-chain amino acid ABC transporter permease yields the protein MEKKNILKLNKTNYIVSFLMILVIYLILQYSIIGDGIFSYKASIYINILIYILFALSINITTGVMGELNLGHAGFISIGAYSSAVFSKCLYSFNLHSFLHLVIVCIFGAIIASLFGTLVSMTTLRLRGDYLAIITLAFGEIVKYIIQNIDFLGGAAGLNGIPDIVNFSYVFLIVVISSILMIMILISKKGRQLLSIRENEIAAENMGVNINKAKIYGFTLSAFFAGIGGALFAHNLGSLTPDKFNFVFSIEILVMVVLGGLGSITGAVVSATFLTLLNEVLRQVSEYRFLIYSLILISLMIFKKDGILGTNEFTIPTFLKYLKDIKQKVIK from the coding sequence ATGGAAAAGAAAAATATTTTAAAATTAAATAAAACTAACTATATCGTATCATTTTTAATGATATTAGTTATATATTTGATATTACAATATTCTATCATAGGAGATGGTATATTTAGTTATAAGGCGAGTATTTACATAAATATTTTAATATATATTTTATTTGCTTTAAGTATAAATATTACAACAGGAGTTATGGGTGAACTTAATTTAGGACATGCAGGGTTTATATCTATAGGAGCATATTCATCAGCTGTTTTTTCTAAATGTTTATATAGTTTTAATTTACATTCATTTCTACATTTAGTTATAGTTTGTATTTTTGGAGCAATAATTGCATCACTTTTTGGAACTTTAGTTTCTATGACAACTCTTAGATTAAGAGGAGATTATTTAGCAATAATAACACTTGCATTTGGAGAAATAGTAAAGTATATAATACAAAATATTGATTTTTTAGGGGGAGCTGCAGGTTTAAATGGAATACCTGATATAGTTAATTTTAGTTATGTGTTCTTGATAGTTGTTATCTCTTCAATATTAATGATAATGATATTAATATCTAAAAAAGGAAGACAACTTTTATCAATAAGAGAAAATGAAATAGCTGCTGAAAATATGGGAGTTAATATTAATAAAGCTAAAATTTATGGATTCACTCTTTCTGCTTTCTTTGCTGGTATAGGTGGAGCATTGTTTGCACATAATCTTGGAAGTTTAACGCCAGATAAATTTAATTTTGTATTTTCTATTGAAATATTAGTAATGGTAGTTTTAGGTGGTCTTGGAAGTATAACAGGAGCAGTTGTATCTGCAACTTTCTTAACATTATTAAATGAGGTATTAAGACAAGTATCAGAATATAGATTTTTAATTTATTCACTTATATTAATTAGTTTAATGATATTTAAAAAAGATGGTATATTAGGAACTAATGAATTTACTATACCAACTTTCTTAAAATACCTAAAAGATATTAAACAGAAGGTGATAAAATGA
- a CDS encoding branched-chain amino acid ABC transporter permease — protein sequence MFKNFIDQTINGLQTGSIYALIALGYTMVYGIVKLINFAHGDILMIGAYISFVAVNRGFGLTTALILSIIFCSVLGIVIERLAYRPLRDSSRMNVLITAIGLSFLLESLALIYFGASPKIIKSEFIPRYLSSSEYISIFGIRVSNLSFFIIIATLFCMLLLHIFIKYTNLGKATRAVSQDISAAKLMGINTDFTISLTFAIGSALGSLGGVMYALTYPRIDPYMGLLPGLKAFIAAVFGGIGNIPGAMVGGYVMGLLETYVKGYISSTWANPIVFILLIIILLFKPNGLFGKNRKEKV from the coding sequence ATGTTTAAAAATTTTATAGATCAAACGATAAATGGATTACAGACAGGTAGTATATATGCACTTATAGCTTTAGGATATACTATGGTTTATGGAATAGTTAAATTAATTAACTTTGCCCATGGAGATATATTAATGATAGGAGCATATATTAGTTTTGTAGCGGTAAACAGAGGATTTGGATTAACTACAGCTTTAATATTATCCATAATATTTTGTTCTGTTTTAGGTATAGTTATTGAAAGATTAGCATATAGACCATTAAGAGATTCATCACGTATGAATGTATTAATTACTGCAATAGGGTTAAGTTTTTTACTTGAAAGTTTAGCTTTAATATATTTTGGAGCATCTCCGAAAATTATTAAATCTGAATTTATACCAAGATATTTATCAAGTTCAGAATACATTAGTATATTTGGTATAAGAGTTAGTAATTTAAGCTTTTTTATAATCATAGCTACTCTATTTTGTATGTTATTATTACATATATTTATTAAATACACTAACTTGGGAAAGGCTACAAGGGCAGTTTCACAAGATATATCAGCAGCAAAACTTATGGGAATAAATACAGATTTTACTATATCTTTAACATTTGCTATAGGTTCAGCATTAGGTTCTTTAGGTGGAGTAATGTATGCACTTACTTATCCAAGAATAGACCCATATATGGGATTACTTCCAGGACTTAAAGCATTTATTGCTGCAGTTTTTGGAGGAATAGGTAATATACCGGGAGCTATGGTAGGTGGATATGTGATGGGACTTCTTGAAACATATGTTAAGGGATATATTTCATCTACTTGGGCAAATCCTATAGTATTTATTTTATTAATCATCATTCTATTATTTAAACCTAATGGATTATTTGGTAAGAATAGAAAGGAAAAGGTTTAA